A single window of Verrucomicrobiota bacterium DNA harbors:
- a CDS encoding helicase-related protein, producing MSSRFFTNHDEHTLLKKFQGIFDSNADIERFDALVGFLRASGYFAIRPHLAKVPHVRILVGINVDTIMADFHRRGLLFLADPTKALQEFKNELRADIQRADYKQEIEAGIIQFVEDVISKKIELRAHPTKRLHAKLYIFRPKGFNEHKPGAVITGSSNLTGAGIGVDENSRNYEFNVLLHDYPDVCYATEEFERLWLESVEILPKFLQEVRDSTYLAATVTPYELYFKLLLEYFGQSIEYDPNAITDMPDGFKRLTYQVDAVTSGFRLLEKHGGFFLADVVGLGKTIIATLIAKKFYFYNGFPEHRSHTLIVVPPAIEDSWRETVDAFRLDNCEFITNGSLHKVRRLERFDLIIVDEAHKFRNDTADAFDELQRICKSPTQRLLPDGSRAAKKVILVSATPLNNRPDDIRNLISLFQDLKDSTLSVANLQRFFVQREKEYRQAKLQPDVEEARKQVKNIYELIRTKVISEVIVRRTRSDLLAHDDYRVDLEHQGVIFPEIRPPRKILYQLAPALEDLYDRTVRLLSLPDGSGLTYNRYRAIGFLKPDKKRKYASADRISTQLAFIMRTLLIKRLDSSFFAFKRSLGRFRDATGVMREMFAKGTIYIAPNLNVTEFLMEGREEELIAKIAERQPTDPTIEICTPSDFEDGFIEGIEQDWQKLDAFWNEWDKVEEDPKLDEFLRRLKSELQDRQINHEGKKLVVFSESKDTTGYLLGRLAQAGYKRVLTVSSENRAERMPVVRANFDANTEAKANDYDILISTEVLAEGVNLHRANVIVNYDTPWNSTRLMQRVGRVNRIGCVAPRIYIYNFYPTACVDDDIELRKKAIMKLQAFHTALGEDSQIYSETEEVDTFGLFDRSPEEEERDERLALLMELRQFRHQHPEQFRRIKGLPLRARVGRADPDRAGSTVTFIRSQRRDAFYRICPSPAGAGEGGTPAPGEGQSAIPNPQSAMEEISLLEAAREFRAPDPSEKAVPLHAAHHVQVNAALVAFKESVTTEALQAQTVDAAQGPNERKALQYLDGFVSLPFVNEEERQLIRAAQAAIRRARFQNLQRQVNQLYRSTKEVKLTPAALADKLMQILRTYPLGASSPEQPGAPVQLRPQDTTPEIILSESFAK from the coding sequence ATGTCCTCCCGCTTTTTTACCAACCACGACGAGCATACGCTCCTGAAAAAGTTTCAGGGAATTTTCGATAGCAATGCTGATATCGAACGGTTCGACGCGTTGGTGGGGTTCCTGCGAGCCTCGGGTTACTTTGCCATCCGGCCCCACCTGGCCAAAGTTCCGCATGTTCGCATTCTGGTTGGCATCAATGTGGACACCATCATGGCGGATTTCCACCGCCGTGGTTTGCTGTTCCTGGCGGACCCCACCAAAGCCCTCCAGGAGTTTAAGAACGAGCTCCGTGCCGACATTCAGCGAGCCGACTATAAGCAGGAAATCGAGGCCGGCATCATCCAGTTTGTGGAGGACGTCATTTCCAAGAAGATTGAGTTGCGCGCCCATCCGACCAAACGGTTGCATGCCAAGCTCTACATTTTCCGCCCCAAAGGCTTCAACGAGCACAAGCCCGGCGCCGTCATCACCGGATCATCCAACCTCACCGGCGCGGGCATCGGCGTGGACGAGAACAGCCGCAACTACGAATTCAACGTCCTGCTCCATGATTACCCGGACGTGTGCTATGCCACCGAGGAGTTCGAACGCCTCTGGCTGGAATCCGTGGAAATCCTGCCCAAGTTTTTACAAGAGGTCCGCGACAGCACCTATCTGGCGGCCACGGTCACGCCCTACGAGCTCTATTTTAAGCTCTTGCTTGAGTACTTTGGCCAGAGCATCGAATACGACCCGAATGCCATCACCGACATGCCGGATGGTTTCAAGCGCCTCACCTACCAGGTGGACGCCGTCACCAGCGGGTTTCGCCTCTTGGAAAAGCATGGCGGCTTTTTCCTGGCCGACGTGGTCGGCTTGGGCAAAACCATCATTGCCACCCTCATCGCCAAGAAATTCTATTTCTACAACGGTTTCCCTGAGCATCGTTCGCATACCCTTATTGTGGTGCCCCCGGCGATCGAGGATAGCTGGCGTGAAACCGTCGACGCCTTCCGGCTCGATAATTGTGAATTCATCACCAATGGCAGCCTGCATAAAGTCCGCCGGCTTGAGCGTTTCGACCTCATCATCGTGGATGAGGCCCACAAGTTCCGCAATGACACCGCTGATGCGTTCGATGAACTGCAGCGCATTTGCAAATCCCCCACCCAGCGCCTGTTGCCCGACGGTTCCCGCGCTGCCAAAAAGGTCATCCTGGTCAGCGCCACGCCGCTCAACAATCGCCCGGACGACATCCGCAACCTCATTTCCCTGTTCCAGGATTTGAAGGATTCCACGTTGAGCGTGGCCAATCTTCAACGCTTTTTCGTTCAGCGCGAAAAGGAATATCGGCAGGCCAAACTCCAGCCGGACGTCGAGGAAGCCCGCAAGCAGGTTAAAAATATCTACGAATTGATCCGCACCAAGGTCATTTCCGAAGTCATTGTTCGTCGTACCCGCAGCGACTTGTTGGCTCATGACGATTACCGGGTGGACCTGGAGCACCAAGGGGTCATTTTCCCTGAGATCAGGCCACCGCGCAAAATCCTCTACCAACTCGCGCCCGCTCTGGAAGACCTCTATGACCGCACGGTCCGCCTCCTGTCCCTGCCGGATGGCTCCGGTCTTACCTACAACCGCTATCGCGCCATCGGTTTTTTGAAGCCGGATAAGAAACGCAAGTACGCCAGCGCCGATCGTATTTCCACCCAGTTGGCCTTTATCATGCGCACGCTGCTCATCAAGCGCCTGGATAGCAGCTTCTTTGCGTTCAAGCGATCCCTTGGCCGGTTTCGAGATGCCACCGGCGTTATGCGTGAAATGTTTGCCAAAGGCACCATCTATATCGCTCCAAATTTGAATGTCACCGAGTTCCTCATGGAAGGCCGCGAAGAGGAACTCATTGCCAAAATTGCCGAGCGCCAGCCCACTGATCCCACCATTGAAATTTGTACCCCAAGCGATTTTGAGGACGGCTTCATCGAGGGTATTGAGCAGGACTGGCAGAAACTCGATGCCTTCTGGAATGAATGGGATAAAGTGGAGGAAGATCCGAAACTGGACGAATTTCTTCGCCGTCTGAAATCCGAGCTTCAGGATCGCCAGATCAATCACGAGGGTAAGAAATTGGTGGTATTTTCTGAATCCAAGGATACCACGGGCTACCTTCTGGGCCGCCTCGCCCAGGCGGGCTACAAGCGCGTCCTGACCGTCAGTTCCGAAAACCGCGCCGAGCGAATGCCGGTCGTCCGCGCCAATTTCGATGCCAACACCGAGGCAAAGGCCAACGACTACGACATCCTCATTTCCACCGAAGTTCTGGCCGAAGGTGTGAACCTCCATCGGGCTAACGTCATCGTGAACTACGATACGCCGTGGAATTCCACCCGCCTTATGCAGCGGGTGGGCCGCGTCAACCGCATCGGCTGTGTCGCCCCTCGCATTTATATTTACAATTTCTACCCCACCGCTTGCGTGGACGACGACATCGAATTGCGCAAGAAGGCCATTATGAAGCTGCAGGCGTTCCACACTGCCTTGGGCGAGGATAGTCAGATTTACTCCGAAACGGAGGAAGTGGACACGTTTGGTCTGTTCGACCGCTCGCCCGAAGAGGAAGAGCGCGATGAACGCCTGGCCTTGCTCATGGAACTGCGCCAGTTCCGGCACCAACACCCGGAGCAATTCCGTCGCATTAAGGGCCTGCCGCTTCGTGCTCGGGTCGGCCGGGCCGATCCCGACCGTGCCGGCAGCACAGTCACCTTCATTCGCAGCCAGCGCCGTGACGCCTTTTACCGCATCTGCCCCTCGCCCGCGGGAGCGGGAGAGGGTGGCACGCCAGCGCCGGGTGAGGGTCAATCTGCAATCCCAAATCCGCAATCCGCAATGGAGGAAATCTCCCTGCTTGAAGCCGCCCGCGAGTTCCGGGCCCCGGACCCGTCCGAAAAGGCCGTCCCCCTTCATGCAGCGCACCATGTCCAGGTCAATGCCGCCCTGGTCGCCTTCAAAGAGTCGGTCACCACGGAGGCGCTCCAGGCTCAGACCGTGGATGCCGCCCAAGGCCCGAACGAGCGCAAAGCCCTCCAATATCTGGACGGGTTCGTGAGCCTTCCGTTCGTCAATGAGGAGGAGCGCCAGCTCATCCGTGCCGCCCAGGCTGCCATTCGCCGGGCGCGCTTCCAGAATCTGCAGCGGCAGGTGAACCAGCTATACCGCTCGACCAAAGAAGTGAAGCTCACCCCGGCCGCGCTGGCGGATAAACTCATGCAGATTCTCCGCACCTACCCCTTGGGTGCGTCGTCCCCGGAGCAGCCGGGGGCGCCGGTCCAGTTACGGCCCCAAGACACCACCCCGGAAATCATTCTATCGGAGTCATTCGCCAAATGA
- a CDS encoding DUF3800 domain-containing protein, which translates to MSLHRLYFDESGDHTYHALDAVPRRFLALCGVIFEDQEYRLFQQEFEQLKRNFFKGDPDENIVLHREDILNRRGLFCVLQDDAKRREFDAALTGLLQKTPFAGILVVLDKKAHLAGAHAAVHPYHHCLAALLERYCLWLGDRRGDVLGESRGGNEDRHLKAAYQAIFQAGTLRHGAEFFQARLTSKDIKLKPKEKNIAGLQLADLLAHPAKQRCLARHSVPEVVEGDFGRRVADLLWPKLGKAKDDDLCPSGEILLA; encoded by the coding sequence ATGAGCCTGCATCGTTTATATTTTGATGAGTCAGGCGACCATACGTATCACGCCTTGGATGCTGTCCCCCGCCGCTTTCTGGCGCTTTGCGGCGTTATCTTCGAAGACCAGGAGTACCGCCTCTTCCAGCAGGAATTCGAGCAGCTCAAACGTAATTTTTTCAAAGGTGACCCGGACGAGAATATCGTTTTGCACCGCGAGGACATCTTGAATCGGCGCGGCCTCTTCTGCGTCTTGCAGGATGATGCCAAGCGCCGGGAATTCGATGCGGCCCTGACCGGCCTGTTGCAGAAAACGCCCTTTGCTGGAATATTGGTCGTTCTTGATAAAAAGGCTCATCTGGCTGGTGCCCACGCCGCCGTTCACCCTTACCACCACTGCTTGGCCGCCTTACTGGAACGGTATTGCTTATGGCTTGGGGACCGGCGCGGTGACGTCCTCGGCGAATCACGCGGCGGTAATGAAGACCGGCATTTGAAGGCGGCGTATCAAGCCATCTTTCAAGCCGGTACCCTGCGCCACGGCGCCGAGTTTTTCCAAGCCCGCTTGACCAGCAAGGACATTAAGCTTAAACCCAAGGAGAAAAACATTGCGGGTCTGCAATTGGCTGACCTTCTGGCGCACCCCGCGAAACAACGTTGTTTGGCCAGGCACAGTGTCCCGGAGGTGGTCGAAGGCGACTTTGGCCGGCGAGTAGCCGACCTGCTTTGGCCAAAATTGGGAAAAGCGAAGGATGATGATTTATGCCCCTCGGGCGAAATACTCTTGGCTTAA
- a CDS encoding TaqI-like C-terminal specificity domain-containing protein, with product MTRDQIQSILHQEYDQQRWLQLLLAILPGTDVFSSPQPVEVDTQIAKRVHHLGRVNLAGTRRLAVLEIEVADRVDLVRNRVGLRNFIARFIDQVNAHGVLAVFRTPSQDYRFTFAAKESILTEDGALLTKETAPRRYTYVLGPNEPCRTPGQRFAAVAAKGPAVTLEDLTDAFSVEKLNREFFENYKLHYQKFCAHLLDGDVPAKVFGIKLKGLDDKARDLALKPVRDFVKKLLGRLVFLHFLQKKGWLGCPVSVGSSRRKETQTSAPGKDQRSVTAPATEWGDGDPAFLKNLFDTAPAADQHRFHSRRLITLFFDTLNRQRKGDLFALTGTRVPYLNGGLFERDFENVEEIDFPAELFRDLLEFFGQYNFTIDENDPDDHEIGIDPEMLGHIFENLLEDNKDKGAFYTPKAIVRYMCQQSLIYYLKHHLGDRPELETLVRRKDVGDPQAKDNWIRHSAKQIEKLLDEVKICDPAIGSGAFPIGLLQEIYWIKLSLDWTLDRAKAKRDIIQHSIYGVDLDAGAVEIARLRFWLALVVEENTPRPLPNLDYKIMQGNSLLESFEGIDLSNLTGKKRQTLQLLGTEQTELGLKAVSTELTIEFAEGKQAEITDLISGYFDQDDHEKKQQLHRQIDELVLGHIEYNLDLHEERVRAVLDNARKELKRKQAAARGYEPTKREAARIAELEAQLAEVDRKRDELAKLQEKPERPFFLWHLFFQDAFTQGGFDIVIANPPYVRQESIKDQKAALQAEPYECYDGTADLLVYFYECAVKKLRAGGALTFITSNKFYRAGYGEKLRGFLARELTLHRLIDFGDAPVFEAIAYASILEGTKAVPPADSASLAYTWEQKLPLDQIGTIVAARGQRILQEDLKPDGWRLESPAMLRFLRKLRRCGKPLHEYVEANVYRGITTGCNEAFIIDRATRDNLIREHKSSTEVLKPYLRGKDVDRWGASPSELWLIFVPWHFPLHEDPSISGASQEAESEFCKRYPAIFKHLLRFKVELSSRNKEETGIRYEWYALQRCAADYWQEFKKVKIVSTKVSIRPTFALDSDGCYLANTSYFFPAANVGRFLLGLLNSSLFFAYARKVFVEKQGGWFEVQPDGLEAFPIPDAAPADQAELGGLVARVTAAKRAGNEALVQSLEREMDAIVFRLYALTPEEIALVQSATGGGKV from the coding sequence ATGACCCGCGACCAAATCCAATCCATTCTCCACCAGGAGTACGACCAGCAGCGCTGGCTGCAGCTCTTGCTGGCCATCCTGCCGGGCACGGACGTCTTTTCCTCGCCGCAACCCGTTGAAGTTGACACCCAGATCGCCAAACGGGTGCATCACTTGGGACGGGTTAACCTCGCTGGTACCCGGCGTCTCGCTGTACTGGAAATCGAAGTGGCTGACCGGGTGGACCTGGTGCGCAATCGCGTTGGACTCCGTAATTTCATCGCCCGGTTCATTGACCAGGTCAACGCCCACGGCGTGCTCGCTGTGTTCCGGACGCCCAGTCAGGATTACCGGTTCACGTTCGCCGCCAAGGAATCCATCCTCACCGAGGACGGCGCACTGCTCACCAAGGAAACCGCTCCCCGCCGCTACACCTATGTCCTCGGCCCGAACGAACCCTGCCGCACCCCCGGCCAGCGCTTTGCCGCAGTTGCAGCGAAAGGACCGGCAGTCACCCTTGAGGATCTCACGGACGCCTTTTCCGTCGAAAAACTGAATCGGGAATTCTTCGAAAACTACAAGCTGCACTACCAGAAATTCTGCGCCCACTTGCTCGACGGCGATGTGCCGGCCAAAGTTTTTGGCATCAAGCTCAAGGGGCTGGATGATAAGGCCCGCGACCTCGCGCTCAAACCCGTCCGCGACTTCGTCAAAAAGCTGCTCGGGCGTTTGGTGTTCCTGCATTTCCTCCAGAAGAAAGGCTGGCTCGGTTGTCCCGTTTCCGTGGGTAGCAGCCGACGTAAGGAGACTCAAACATCGGCTCCCGGAAAAGATCAGCGTTCCGTTACCGCGCCTGCTACGGAATGGGGCGATGGCGATCCCGCTTTCCTGAAGAACCTGTTCGACACCGCCCCGGCTGCCGACCAGCACCGGTTTCATTCCCGCCGCCTCATTACGCTGTTCTTTGACACCCTCAACCGCCAGCGCAAGGGTGACCTCTTTGCTCTCACTGGCACGCGCGTGCCCTATCTCAACGGCGGTCTGTTCGAGCGCGACTTTGAAAACGTGGAGGAGATTGATTTCCCCGCCGAACTATTCCGCGACCTGCTCGAATTTTTCGGCCAATACAACTTCACCATAGACGAGAACGATCCCGACGATCACGAGATCGGCATTGATCCCGAAATGCTCGGGCACATCTTTGAAAACCTGCTGGAGGACAATAAGGACAAGGGCGCGTTCTACACCCCCAAGGCCATCGTCCGATACATGTGCCAGCAAAGCTTGATTTACTACCTCAAGCACCACTTGGGTGACCGGCCGGAACTCGAGACCCTCGTCCGCCGCAAGGACGTGGGCGACCCGCAGGCCAAGGACAACTGGATTCGCCACAGCGCCAAGCAGATCGAGAAACTGCTCGATGAAGTCAAAATCTGTGACCCGGCCATCGGTTCCGGCGCGTTTCCCATCGGCCTGCTCCAGGAAATCTATTGGATCAAGCTGAGCCTCGACTGGACGCTCGACCGCGCCAAGGCCAAGCGCGACATCATTCAGCACTCCATCTACGGCGTGGACCTGGATGCCGGCGCCGTGGAAATCGCCCGTCTCCGCTTCTGGCTGGCGCTGGTGGTGGAGGAAAACACCCCGCGCCCGCTGCCCAACCTCGATTACAAGATCATGCAGGGCAACTCCCTGCTGGAAAGTTTCGAGGGCATTGACCTCAGCAATCTCACCGGCAAGAAACGGCAGACGCTTCAGTTGCTGGGCACGGAGCAGACCGAGCTGGGCCTGAAAGCCGTGTCCACCGAACTCACCATCGAGTTCGCCGAGGGCAAGCAGGCGGAAATCACCGACCTCATCAGCGGCTACTTTGATCAGGACGACCACGAAAAGAAGCAGCAGTTGCACCGGCAGATCGATGAACTCGTCCTGGGTCACATTGAATACAACCTCGATCTGCACGAGGAACGGGTGCGGGCCGTGCTCGACAACGCCCGCAAGGAACTCAAACGCAAGCAAGCCGCCGCCCGTGGCTACGAGCCCACGAAAAGGGAAGCCGCCCGCATTGCCGAACTGGAAGCGCAATTGGCCGAGGTGGACCGCAAACGCGACGAACTGGCCAAGTTGCAGGAGAAACCGGAACGGCCGTTCTTCCTCTGGCACCTGTTTTTTCAGGACGCTTTCACGCAAGGCGGTTTTGACATCGTCATCGCGAATCCGCCTTACGTTCGTCAGGAATCCATCAAGGACCAGAAAGCCGCGCTGCAAGCCGAGCCTTATGAGTGCTACGACGGCACGGCGGACTTGCTGGTCTATTTCTACGAATGCGCAGTCAAGAAGCTGCGGGCCGGCGGCGCGCTGACGTTCATCACTTCCAATAAATTTTACCGCGCTGGCTACGGGGAGAAACTGCGCGGTTTTCTGGCGCGGGAGCTCACCTTGCATCGGCTCATTGATTTTGGCGACGCGCCTGTGTTTGAGGCGATTGCCTACGCCTCAATTCTCGAAGGTACAAAGGCCGTCCCACCTGCCGATTCCGCCTCGCTGGCCTACACTTGGGAACAGAAATTGCCGCTTGACCAGATTGGAACAATCGTTGCCGCCAGAGGGCAAAGGATCCTCCAAGAGGATCTGAAACCCGATGGCTGGCGACTTGAGTCGCCCGCGATGTTGCGCTTCCTTCGCAAACTTCGGCGCTGCGGCAAACCACTCCACGAATACGTGGAGGCCAATGTTTATCGGGGAATTACGACAGGATGCAATGAGGCGTTCATCATCGACCGGGCAACGCGTGATAACTTGATCCGCGAACACAAGTCATCAACTGAGGTTTTAAAGCCATATTTACGAGGCAAGGATGTGGATCGTTGGGGCGCATCACCGTCAGAGTTGTGGCTCATTTTTGTGCCGTGGCATTTTCCCCTTCACGAAGATCCGTCCATTTCCGGCGCTTCCCAAGAGGCTGAATCTGAGTTTTGCAAGCGCTACCCTGCCATCTTCAAGCACCTCTTAAGATTCAAAGTAGAACTTTCGAGCCGCAATAAAGAAGAAACAGGCATCCGTTATGAGTGGTATGCCCTACAAAGATGTGCGGCTGACTATTGGCAAGAATTTAAGAAGGTGAAGATCGTTTCAACCAAGGTTTCGATTCGCCCGACATTCGCGTTGGATTCAGACGGATGCTATCTTGCTAACACCTCATATTTCTTCCCTGCTGCAAACGTGGGACGATTCCTCCTTGGCTTGCTGAATTCTAGTTTGTTTTTCGCATACGCAAGAAAGGTTTTCGTAGAGAAGCAAGGCGGTTGGTTTGAGGTTCAGCCCGACGGCCTTGAAGCGTTTCCGATTCCCGACGCAGCGCCAGCCGACCAAGCCGAGTTGGGCGGTTTGGTTGCTCGCGTCACCGCTGCCAAGCGCGCAGGCAACGAGGCGTTGGTGCAGTCGTTGGAGCGGGAAATGGACGCCATCGTGTTCCGGCTCTACGCCCTCACGCCGGAGGAAATCGCGCTGGTGCAGTCCGCCACGGGAGGGGGCAAGGTATGA
- a CDS encoding DUF6577 family protein, producing the protein MNAKTVLFTRVLPDLKAASPYLTTAAITQRVQELGLAIKPGTLPVYLTEATAAGLIHDAGRGWYSRLSEPSPLDSKPTAKLIRAVEKKFPLLDFTVWSTEQIRAYSHHLLARFVTFVHTDRDAMPSVAEFLRNAGYDVHLNPRSDAARQFMIREKTVVVRPKNNAQPHVGRHVTIEGLLVELFVESRPLNLMDPHECYRIFANLAGQSRISMGALLNYARERRPAALYFMELINSEFMK; encoded by the coding sequence ATGAACGCCAAAACAGTTCTATTTACCCGCGTGTTGCCGGATCTTAAAGCCGCGTCGCCTTATCTCACCACCGCTGCGATTACTCAGCGCGTGCAGGAGCTTGGTCTCGCAATCAAACCTGGCACGTTGCCGGTGTACCTCACCGAGGCTACGGCTGCCGGCCTCATCCACGACGCCGGTCGCGGCTGGTATTCCCGCTTGAGCGAACCATCCCCTTTGGATTCCAAGCCCACCGCCAAACTCATCCGCGCCGTCGAGAAGAAGTTTCCGCTGTTGGATTTCACGGTCTGGTCCACGGAACAGATTCGTGCCTACAGCCATCATCTGCTGGCCCGTTTTGTCACTTTCGTTCATACTGACCGCGATGCGATGCCCAGCGTGGCGGAGTTCCTCAGAAACGCCGGTTACGATGTACACTTGAACCCCCGCAGTGACGCCGCCCGACAGTTTATGATCCGCGAAAAGACGGTCGTCGTTAGGCCCAAAAACAACGCACAGCCTCACGTCGGTCGGCACGTCACTATCGAAGGCCTGCTGGTCGAATTATTCGTGGAGAGCCGCCCTTTGAATCTAATGGATCCTCACGAGTGTTACCGCATTTTCGCCAACCTAGCCGGGCAGTCGCGGATTTCGATGGGTGCCCTGCTTAATTACGCCCGCGAGCGACGTCCGGCAGCGTTATATTTCATGGAGTTAATTAACTCGGAATTTATGAAATAA
- a CDS encoding nucleotidyl transferase AbiEii/AbiGii toxin family protein, with protein sequence MLLPHCLNADWVLAKARELRPMDPLLLGKCIHALALLGHLSESGLEFLFKGGTSMLLHLSPIRRLSIDIDIVCGASQRELDAILTQISTRSPFLRYEEDQRGDRGLPKRRHFKFYYRSLNPQFLGPYVLLDVVEEYTNR encoded by the coding sequence ATGCTGTTGCCACATTGCCTTAACGCGGATTGGGTTCTGGCCAAAGCTCGCGAATTGCGACCGATGGACCCGCTGTTACTGGGAAAATGCATCCACGCGCTGGCCTTGCTGGGGCATTTGTCCGAGTCGGGATTGGAGTTTCTCTTCAAAGGCGGCACAAGCATGTTGCTGCACCTGAGCCCGATCCGTCGGTTGTCCATCGATATCGACATTGTGTGCGGGGCATCGCAGCGGGAGCTTGACGCCATTTTAACGCAAATCAGCACTCGGTCGCCCTTTCTCCGTTACGAAGAAGACCAACGCGGCGACCGAGGACTTCCCAAACGCAGGCACTTCAAGTTTTACTATCGGTCTCTCAATCCACAATTCCTTGGGCCATACGTCCTTTTGGATGTCGTGGAAGAATACACCAACAGATGA
- a CDS encoding type II toxin-antitoxin system MqsA family antitoxin, with protein sequence MSNNSERCPLCGGLKMPGNTTFSADLGSGVVVVRRVRATVCSQCGEEWIDDGTARRLEQIVNDARTRRHEVEVTAMA encoded by the coding sequence ATGAGCAACAACAGCGAACGTTGCCCCCTCTGTGGTGGGCTAAAAATGCCGGGTAATACGACCTTCAGCGCCGATCTGGGCAGCGGGGTGGTGGTCGTGCGGCGGGTGCGCGCCACCGTCTGCTCGCAGTGCGGCGAGGAGTGGATTGATGACGGCACGGCCCGGCGATTGGAGCAGATTGTCAACGATGCCCGCACCCGTCGTCACGAAGTAGAAGTCACGGCCATGGCCTGA
- a CDS encoding AAA family ATPase, translating into MITEIRVSNFRSLGMNVKLRLGAMTALVGPNGTGKSNIADVFRFVAETLTIGLESAIASRHGINALRRWTPGRPFNLGITLSVSEPSFSGEYGFVLAGDSSEEYQVKEETALIMPKNQAITYRYKLSEGKWLEGPSDLRPKVTGQSLALTLVGGDERFAPLAGALKNMCVYSIFPDRLREPQKPDPIKPMKQHGENWATILQGLSGNGGATEIKAALAKLTGDITGFRVRQLGGYLNAEFLHDTPRKRKKDRQKWFEGAQESDGTLRVAGIITALIQEPPLTLIGIEEPELTVHVGAIPLLFDYLKEASRREQVLLTTHSVELLERLDIEDIRVVERVNGATKVSPVNQTQRESVKKRLLTVGELISMEGLQPELLPEDGAAGKED; encoded by the coding sequence ATGATTACCGAAATTCGCGTGAGTAATTTCCGGAGTCTTGGCATGAATGTGAAGTTGCGGCTGGGTGCCATGACGGCACTGGTCGGTCCCAATGGGACTGGAAAAAGCAACATTGCCGATGTGTTTCGTTTCGTGGCGGAAACCCTGACCATTGGGCTGGAATCAGCCATTGCGAGCCGTCATGGCATTAATGCCCTGCGCCGCTGGACACCAGGCCGTCCCTTCAACCTTGGGATTACGCTGTCTGTGAGCGAACCGTCCTTTTCGGGAGAATATGGGTTTGTCCTCGCGGGGGACAGTTCTGAGGAATATCAGGTCAAAGAGGAAACCGCGTTGATCATGCCAAAAAACCAGGCGATTACTTACCGCTATAAATTGTCAGAAGGCAAATGGCTGGAAGGCCCCTCTGATTTGCGTCCTAAAGTGACCGGACAAAGTCTGGCGTTGACGCTGGTGGGTGGGGATGAACGATTCGCACCGTTGGCTGGCGCCTTGAAAAACATGTGCGTGTACTCCATTTTCCCCGACCGCCTGCGGGAACCCCAAAAACCGGATCCCATCAAACCCATGAAACAGCACGGCGAGAATTGGGCCACGATATTGCAGGGGTTGTCTGGTAATGGTGGGGCCACGGAAATCAAGGCCGCGTTGGCCAAATTAACAGGCGACATCACGGGCTTTCGAGTGCGGCAACTGGGTGGGTATTTGAACGCGGAATTTCTGCATGACACGCCGCGCAAGCGCAAAAAAGACCGCCAGAAATGGTTCGAAGGGGCTCAGGAGTCGGATGGCACTCTGCGTGTGGCCGGCATCATCACCGCCTTAATCCAAGAACCGCCGTTGACGCTGATTGGCATTGAAGAACCTGAGCTTACGGTGCATGTCGGGGCCATACCGTTGCTGTTTGATTACCTGAAAGAAGCCTCGCGGCGAGAGCAAGTCTTGCTGACCACCCACAGTGTCGAATTGTTGGAGCGTTTGGACATTGAAGATATTCGGGTGGTGGAGCGGGTAAATGGGGCCACCAAGGTTTCCCCGGTAAATCAGACTCAGCGAGAGTCGGTAAAAAAGCGCTTACTCACCGTGGGCGAACTGATCAGCATGGAGGGGTTGCAGCCGGAATTGCTGCCAGAGGACGGCGCGGCAGGCAAGGAGGATTAA
- a CDS encoding type II toxin-antitoxin system RelE/ParE family toxin, translating to MIRSFADRESEKIWNEARSLRLPLDIQQRALNKMALLNRAARLEDLRVPPGNRLEALAGNRRGQHSIRVNAQWRLCFRWENGDAFGVAICDYH from the coding sequence GTGATAAGGTCGTTTGCGGATCGTGAATCGGAAAAAATTTGGAACGAGGCAAGATCGCTCCGGTTGCCGTTAGATATTCAGCAGCGCGCATTAAATAAGATGGCGCTGTTGAACCGTGCTGCCCGGCTGGAAGACTTGCGAGTTCCGCCTGGAAACCGCCTGGAAGCATTGGCGGGCAATCGTCGAGGGCAACATTCGATCCGCGTCAACGCCCAATGGCGGCTCTGTTTTCGGTGGGAGAACGGGGATGCCTTTGGGGTAGCAATATGTGATTATCATTAA
- a CDS encoding HigA family addiction module antitoxin: MMKLKFPHPGDLLRTEFLEPMGITPYRLAKDIGVPLTRIAAILACERAVTADTGLRLDCYFGLSEGYWYGLQQDYDLRLAKHKLHSVLSRIHPCVPVPA, from the coding sequence ATTATGAAACTTAAATTTCCTCATCCCGGCGACTTGTTGCGCACCGAATTTCTGGAGCCCATGGGGATTACCCCCTACCGGCTAGCCAAGGACATTGGCGTGCCATTAACTCGAATTGCGGCCATCCTGGCCTGTGAGCGAGCCGTGACTGCGGACACCGGCCTGCGCTTGGATTGTTACTTTGGCCTGAGTGAGGGCTACTGGTACGGACTTCAGCAAGACTATGACTTGCGATTGGCCAAACACAAGTTGCATTCCGTCCTGAGCCGCATCCATCCCTGTGTACCCGTGCCAGCTTGA